The Syngnathus typhle isolate RoL2023-S1 ecotype Sweden linkage group LG16, RoL_Styp_1.0, whole genome shotgun sequence genome includes a region encoding these proteins:
- the slc66a3 gene encoding solute carrier family 66 member 3 isoform X3 — protein MTRPERAKAHLLVRGIPSNFWLMLYFPQIFVLLRAKSTTGISLKSLVLEIIGYIVFITYAMYYDYPSPTYLEYPILIAQDAVLLLLILFYSGRLQDSLVYGVILVVGWRLLTVEKWIIDFAMSLCTLISAASKFAQLQCLWRSKDSGQVSALTWALATYTCATRIYTTIATTGDMQVLVRFMVMTLLNLWVLLSVLHYRRSGRSSIKAD, from the exons ATGACGCGCCCCGAGAGAGCGAAAGCGCATCTACTGGTCCGTGGCATCCCAAGCAATTTCTGGTTGATGCTTTAT TTCCCACAGATCTTCGTACTGTTGCGAGCCAAATCCACAACTGGAATCAGCCTCAAAAGTCTTGTGCTCGAAATTATCGG CTACATTGTATTTATTACATACGCCATGTATTATGACTACCCATCTCCAACCTACCTGGAATATCCTATTCTCATTGCGCAAG ATGCCGTTCTCCTGCTCCTGATTTTATTCTACAGTGGCCGGCTGCAGGACAGCCTGGTGTACGGCGTTAT CTTGGTCGTGGGTTGGCGGCTCCTCACCGTGGAAAAATGGATCATCGATTTTGCAATG AGCCTGTGCACGCTCATTAGCGCCGCCAGTAAGTTTGCCCAACTGCAGTGTCTGTGGAGGTCAAAGGACTCTGGACAGGTGAGCGCCCTCACCTGGGCGCTAGCCACCTACACATGCGCAA CCCGGATTTACACCACCATAGCGACAACTGGAGACATGCAGG TTCTGGTTCGTTTCATGGTCATGACCTTGCTGAACCTGTGGGTGCTTCTCAGCGTGCTCCATTACCGAAGAAGCGGCCGCAGCTCCATCAAAGCGGACTAA
- the slc66a3 gene encoding solute carrier family 66 member 3 isoform X1 — MPYFILKCKGNDAPRESESASTGPWHPKQFLVDALCRSDFGISQLQPLNKMQSETLLHLVNFSILLVCMVLKFPQIFVLLRAKSTTGISLKSLVLEIIGYIVFITYAMYYDYPSPTYLEYPILIAQDAVLLLLILFYSGRLQDSLVYGVILVVGWRLLTVEKWIIDFAMSLCTLISAASKFAQLQCLWRSKDSGQVSALTWALATYTCATRIYTTIATTGDMQVLVRFMVMTLLNLWVLLSVLHYRRSGRSSIKAD, encoded by the exons AtgccatattttattttgaaatgtaaagGAAATGACGCGCCCCGAGAGAGCGAAAGCGCATCTACTGGTCCGTGGCATCCCAAGCAATTTCTGGTTGATGCTTTATGTAGGTCAGATTTCGGAATTTCCCAATTGCAACCATTAAACAAGATGCAATCTGAAACTTTGCTACACTTGGTCAATTTTTCTATATTATTGGTGTGCATGGTGCTGAAGTTCCCACAGATCTTCGTACTGTTGCGAGCCAAATCCACAACTGGAATCAGCCTCAAAAGTCTTGTGCTCGAAATTATCGG CTACATTGTATTTATTACATACGCCATGTATTATGACTACCCATCTCCAACCTACCTGGAATATCCTATTCTCATTGCGCAAG ATGCCGTTCTCCTGCTCCTGATTTTATTCTACAGTGGCCGGCTGCAGGACAGCCTGGTGTACGGCGTTAT CTTGGTCGTGGGTTGGCGGCTCCTCACCGTGGAAAAATGGATCATCGATTTTGCAATG AGCCTGTGCACGCTCATTAGCGCCGCCAGTAAGTTTGCCCAACTGCAGTGTCTGTGGAGGTCAAAGGACTCTGGACAGGTGAGCGCCCTCACCTGGGCGCTAGCCACCTACACATGCGCAA CCCGGATTTACACCACCATAGCGACAACTGGAGACATGCAGG TTCTGGTTCGTTTCATGGTCATGACCTTGCTGAACCTGTGGGTGCTTCTCAGCGTGCTCCATTACCGAAGAAGCGGCCGCAGCTCCATCAAAGCGGACTAA
- the lg16h2orf50 gene encoding uncharacterized protein C2orf50 homolog produces MDFSHLRRASSAGYRLPQRGRGSKPIAKQAPAAKSLQRGEEPTHSTRDADASDPLQRDQAWKEMVWRERRAVLEWDKNWSFLRNYDQMGELKTEEAPPSLFSDCAPNTTNQIFGNRLSTPLGREVMRLDRLLSWSAGHHKCKPDPEMMSC; encoded by the exons ATGGACTTCAGCCATCTTCGACGCGCTTCATCTGCCGGCTACCGGCTACCGCAACGAGGTCGAGGAAGCAAGCCGATAGCAAAGCAAGCACCCGCGGCCAAAAGTCTGCAGAGAGGAGAAGAGCCGACGCACTCGACGCGGGATGCAGACGCGAGTGATCCGCTCCAACGAGATCAAGCGTGGAAAGAAATGGTGTGGAGAGAAAGGAGAGCAGTGCTAGAATG GGACAAGAATTGGAGTTTCCTGCGGAATTATGATCAGATG GGAGAGCTAAAGACAGAAGAAGCTCCACCATCGCTCTTCTCAGATTGTGCCCCCAACACAACTAACCAAATATTTGGAAACCGATTGTCGACACCACTGGGACGTGAAGTGATGAGACTAGACCGACTTTTATCCTGGTCTGCAGGCCATCACAAATGCAAACCGGATCCAGAGATGATGTCATGCTAG
- the slc66a3 gene encoding solute carrier family 66 member 3 isoform X2 — MPYFILKCKGNDAPRESESASTGPWHPKQFLVDALCRSDFGISQLQPLNKMQSETLLHLVNFSILLVCMVLKFPQIFVLLRAKSTTGISLKSLVLEIIGYIVFITYAMYYDYPSPTYLEYPILIAQDAVLLLLILFYSGRLQDSLVYGVILVVGWRLLTVEKWIIDFAMSLCTLISAASKFAQLQCLWRSKDSGQVSALTWALATYTCANDISLQPGFTPP, encoded by the exons AtgccatattttattttgaaatgtaaagGAAATGACGCGCCCCGAGAGAGCGAAAGCGCATCTACTGGTCCGTGGCATCCCAAGCAATTTCTGGTTGATGCTTTATGTAGGTCAGATTTCGGAATTTCCCAATTGCAACCATTAAACAAGATGCAATCTGAAACTTTGCTACACTTGGTCAATTTTTCTATATTATTGGTGTGCATGGTGCTGAAGTTCCCACAGATCTTCGTACTGTTGCGAGCCAAATCCACAACTGGAATCAGCCTCAAAAGTCTTGTGCTCGAAATTATCGG CTACATTGTATTTATTACATACGCCATGTATTATGACTACCCATCTCCAACCTACCTGGAATATCCTATTCTCATTGCGCAAG ATGCCGTTCTCCTGCTCCTGATTTTATTCTACAGTGGCCGGCTGCAGGACAGCCTGGTGTACGGCGTTAT CTTGGTCGTGGGTTGGCGGCTCCTCACCGTGGAAAAATGGATCATCGATTTTGCAATG AGCCTGTGCACGCTCATTAGCGCCGCCAGTAAGTTTGCCCAACTGCAGTGTCTGTGGAGGTCAAAGGACTCTGGACAGGTGAGCGCCCTCACCTGGGCGCTAGCCACCTACACATGCGCAA ATGACATCTCTTTGCAGCCCGGATTTACACCACCATAG